Within the Salvia hispanica cultivar TCC Black 2014 chromosome 4, UniMelb_Shisp_WGS_1.0, whole genome shotgun sequence genome, the region AcgaacaaaaatgaaaaaataggataaattttcatggacggagatAGTAATTGTCTTGGAAATCATGAAGTGTCGTTGAATTGTGGATTATctcacttttaaaatttgaatgataaatcgtgaaattaaaaaaattcaattgttCTATAATAGACACTTATCTAGTGGCAAATTCGATTTTAAATGAGACACGCATAGTCCCAAAGTAGTTTGACACattcttattcttttttaatttgtccaaATTCAaccaaacttcatgattttatAGAACAGAAAGTTTGTTTTGTTAACGACGGAAAATCCAAATTCCGCATCACTACCAATTTGACCAAATAATTAAACCCATGGCAATAATTACTAGCATTGACTAGCAGTAAATCCAATACTTTCCCGTAGGGGAATAAACCCAGCTATTcagaaattttaaatgaaatacaaGGAAGAAAATTGTTGGATACAAAAGTGTGATAAATTGAAAgattcatttaaatttcaaatcagCAAAGCATAAGATGTAACAAATTTCAGAAAAACTGAAATCCCTAAATTCTACTAGCAAATAGGCCATTTACAAGCATTTCTAAGATCTCAGCCGCCAAAGCCGTAGAGAGTACGGCCCTGCCTTTTCAGAGCATACACAACATCCATAGCGGTGACAGTTTTCCGGCGAGCGTGCTCGGTGTAGGTGACGGCGTCACGGATGACATTCTCCAAAAAGATCTTAAGAACGCCGCGAGTCTCCTCGTATATAAGGCCGCTGATGCGCTTCACACCACCACGGCGCGCCAGACGGCGGATGGCCGGCTTCGTGATCCCCTGAATGTTATCTCTCAGCACCTTGCGGTGGCGCTTTGCTCCGCCCTTCCCCAAACCCTTGCCTCCTTTGCCGCGCCCAGACATAAAGGATTAGTTTcgtttttcaatttgattttggatgCGTTTTTATAAGAGACGGCAGGAGTCGGCGATTACTGAAAGCCGTTGGATTTGAGATTTTGGGAACGGCTAGAGATGGTTATCCTGTTGGGCTTCTTATGACCGTAGATAAGGGATGAATCGGCGGTGGAGGATTGACAGATGAATGCTTGGTGCGGATTCTGGTTTTTTAATGTGAGTGGTTCCGGGTCGAATCGGCCCTTTTCCGACCCGGTtcctttaaattatttaatctgaAAAATAAGTTAGCTAAACGCAAttcatttgttatttatttttagtactccataatatttcattttgttagttgtttttaatgatggttataatatttattcatgtatCCATCCAGGACTGCTTAttctttctccttttttactacttttagaAGAATTGTTTTTTGTACTCGCATTGATAAGTGTAACATgtagtagtaaaattaatttaaattgaaacaGAGTAATATGGAGAAATAACTCAAACTTCACATTTGATTGATGAATAACAGTCGCATAGCATTACATATCAACAAGCCATTTCATGAAGCAAAATTACAGATCACACTTCATCAATAAAGGAGAAAACAAAATGGCTAAAAAAAGGGAATGAATCTGCAACCACATGCTCGTTTATCTGTACACAAAGGT harbors:
- the LOC125223054 gene encoding histone H4, producing MSGRGKGGKGLGKGGAKRHRKVLRDNIQGITKPAIRRLARRGGVKRISGLIYEETRGVLKIFLENVIRDAVTYTEHARRKTVTAMDVVYALKRQGRTLYGFGG